TCAGTGCACCTCCCCATAAGGACTCATCTTGTTTGGTGCCCTGTGCATATTCCACACCTAGCTGAGGatctggaggagaagggagaccCCTGAAGGCAGGAGCGGCTCCAGACACTGTGGGAGAacctggcccagccccaggagcCCACATTGACCTCACGTCTCTCCAGCAGGAGGACAAAGGCAGCGAgagtgacagcagcagcagcgaaGAGGAGCCGGCACAAGTTCCAAAAAGAGGCACCAGACTGTGGTCTTGGACTCGCAGCATGCCAAGAGCACCAGGGAAACCGAGTCCTGAAGTGGGAAGGGACTTGTCAGAGGTCATGTTGAGAGAGCAGAGCGGGATTGGTCCCCAGAGCTGCTAAATCCCAGGGCAGAAATGACCTCATTGGGGAGGCTCTCACGGAAGGCTGGGTGTCACCCCAGGGTGGCCAGAGGGAGTGCCCAGTGTCAGACAGGTGTCAGAGCAGGGCCAGACCTCAGACAAGGGTCTCTTGACTCCTAGCACAGTGCTCCCTCCACTGCCCTAAGCAGCCTGAGTTCCCAGCCTTGAGCTGGGCTTTATGGAGGAGACAAGGGGAGAAGGTGCCACCTCCATCTCCAGAAGGGAGCCCGGGTCTCTCTGGAGAAGCCTCTATTCCTGCAAAGCAGAGCTGTAGAATTCTGTGCGGGAAGGGAGGGATTGGCGTGGGCTgtggggagatggaaagttctcTGGCTGCATCCTGAAAAATCTATGGGAGagggccagaggcagggagggaggagggcgttGCACCTGGAGTGGAGAGGGAAATGAAACAGCAGGGAATGGCGATTGAACTCTGGAGAAATTCAGGGTCTGAAGAAGCCGAGTCTGAGGGGAGAGCTTGGGACCCCCATGACCTCCCTAGGGACTCCCACGTGCTCTGGCCATGCAGCCCCTGCCACTTCCCTCTCCCTCGTCTCTTTGGCAAGGTCtgacttttcttctccttgtcaCACAGAACCAGGAGATgatcaccaagaaaaagaagaagaaatgcttcAATTAACCGCAGGAGCAGCTGATATGGGAGCCTGGAGCAGGAGCACAGGAGAGATTGGAGAAAGGGCAGTCAGGGGAGAGGGAGTGAAGGAGGAATGTTACAGAATGAAACTGTCCACGTACGCTAGTCTAGCCTTTTGTGTTatcatttcatttaggttattattattatttttttggtgaggaagattgaccctgagctaacatctgtgcccatgttcctctgttttgtatgtgggatgtcgccacagcatggcttgacaagtggtgtgtaggtctgcacctgggattcaaacctgcaaaccctgggctgctgaggtggagcctgcgaacttaactgctgcaccactgggccggccccccatttaGGTCATTTTTGACACAAGTGTCCTAGCAACAACACAACCCtcatattttttgagcacctgctatcTCACAGTCATGGTGCTCAGAGCTCTTCTCAATCAGTCAGTGTAATCCCTCAGACAACCCATTAGGTCTGTAGGATCATCCTTCTAAACTAGAAAACAGGTCTGGAGCActtaagagacttgcccaaagtcagcacggcagtgggggtgggtggtggggaggagagcgTCAACCCTGAGTATTTGACCATATTACCCATCCACACGTGAAGCACAAGAAAGCCCCGAGCCCATCACGTGAAGGCTCACTGTGTCTCCCTCagggccctcccagcccccaccgaCCTAACACAAAGAAGCTACAACTAGATCAGAGCATCATGGGACTAACTCAGCTTGACCAGAATCCTGTGGCATACgcagggaggagagtggggtGGAAGGACGCTTGCAGGCcccaggggcaggagaggagctTGGTTCCCAGCCCTGCCAAAGAGCCAATGGGAGACCTCCAGCACATCTCTTACTGCCTTGCGGCTTAGTTTTTGCACCTGTAGCTTCAGAAATAAAAACGACGGAAGTAAAACTGTTTCGGTTTCCAGGGCTTTTGGCGCCATCTTCTGGTCAGTCATGACCACTGCAGCTTTTTTGCAGTGTTGCCATCCACCTTGGACATCAGGTAATTTTGAGGCTTCTAGGAAACTTCTGGTGGCTGTGGGGgttgaggctggggtggggcagaacCAGAGCTGACCAGGGAATTGCTGTGGTCTCTGGGTCGCATGGCTGTCTGCTGCTAGTGGCTGGATGGAGACTCAGGGAGGCAGCCAGTGGAGGAGAAGCCCCAAATGTGAGAGTAGGACAGGACTAGGAAACCATGGAGTCTAGCCCCACCAAAGTAcggaaggggaaactgaggcctggggggAAGGAGGGACTTGCTCCAGGCCACACACATAGCTTCCAGCTGTCCTGACACTCAAATCCGCTGGCCTCCCCTTGGCCTAACTGCCTCCCCTTTCTCCAAGTTTTCCATCCCAGCTGGTCACATGTCTCCACCCTCCTGAGACAGAGCCAGCACACTGCTCTGTCCACTTGCTGCAGTGACACCCCACCTTCTCCTGGTCCCAGttcctgccctgcccaggggGCGTGGTCCCTCCACCTCTCCAGGCCAGGCTTCCCTGGAGGAACGGGGatgtgaaaagaaaagggaggtggAGACCTGTAttttcctccagctctgcctctcttctAGCctagcctcggtttccccatccgATACACAACCAACCAGCCCCACAAGATGACTGAGAAGATTAAATGGATAGTTGGTGTGAAAGCGCATTGCGAATTCTTGGGCCCTCTATTAAAGTATTAAATTTCCAGGTATCTGGGTCCTCCCCAAGCCACATAGTCATCCCAGGTGCTAATTGAGACCCATTAGCCCACAGACCATGGGACCTCAGAAGAGGGAGATGCGTGGAGAGCTGCAGTAGTTCGATAGGCGTCAGTGAGGGGGCAGTACTTCATCTTCCAGCCCTGACTGGGGAGGACCTGAGGTGGCCATCCTTCTAATCTTCTGGCTTCAGAATCTGGGGCCTCCAGCAGAGACTAGGGTTGaactccctcctccttccaagATCCTACTCATTTCGGGAAGATGAGTGAGTCCAAGTCCAAGAGAGTATCTTGGAGGCACTCCCATTGATCCAGAATCCAGCCTTTAAAAGCCCAGGAGCTGTAACGGGAGGGGCAGAGTTGGCCTAGTGTCTTCCCTTCCCCTGTCTGGACACAACATCCATGGCCTCTAGTTTAAAtgagtgaggcccagagaagcagcTTGAGGAAGAGGCTGAAACCTTTCCCTGTTTGGGTCTTGAGCTCCCAGTGTAGTCTTGATTCTGTTTGACCTTCAGAGTGTTGAGAAACAGGAGGCAAGAAGGGATGGTGGAGGTCATCCAGAGCAGCCCTGCCTTTCTTGTGTGCTTCCAAAGGTGGGGAGATCACTACCTTTCCTGGGAAGCCCAGATCCTCCTAAGACAGCTCTAACTCTTTGAAAAGTCCAACTCACCGTTTCCAGAGGGTGGTTCTGGGACCACTTGCATCACAGTCACTGGGGTGACTTGCTGAATCAGACCAT
The nucleotide sequence above comes from Equus przewalskii isolate Varuska chromosome 13, EquPr2, whole genome shotgun sequence. Encoded proteins:
- the LOC103549681 gene encoding splicing regulatory glutamine/lysine-rich protein 1-like isoform X1, whose protein sequence is MDSVLKWFGKDDDKEKEQQKEKGKLQSKPCEEQQKKVEQMQEDKGSESDSSSSEEEPAQVPKRGTRLWSWTRSMPRAPGKPSPEVGRDLSENQEMITKKKKKKCFN
- the LOC103549681 gene encoding uncharacterized protein isoform X2, encoding MDSVLKWFGKDDDKEKEQQKEKGKLQSKPCEEQQKKVEQMEDKGSESDSSSSEEEPAQVPKRGTRLWSWTRSMPRAPGKPSPEVGRDLSENQEMITKKKKKKCFN